The following is a genomic window from Amycolatopsis sp. BJA-103.
CTTGCCCGCCGCGTCCGCCACGCGGACGAGTTTGCCGCCCGAGGGCTGCCAGTCCCCGTCCAAGCGGAAAGGCCCGTTGCCGACGGGGTGCCGGGCGAATCCCGCCCAATCACGCGAAGCCAGCACCGATCCGGGGAGCGGGACCAGTGCGGGCGACGAGAGCAGCGCCGGGACCTGCCCGGACGGGCGGTCGAGGACGAGCTTGATCGTCAGCGGGTCGGGCGCGGTGATCTCCTTGGCCCGCAAGAGATCCTTCACCACGCGCGACGCCTGCCAGTTCTCCTGGCCGATCGCCCTCCAAGTGTCCACATAGGACTTCGATGTCACCGGGGTGTCATCGTGGAACTTCCCGCCGTCCTTGAGCTTGACCGTCCACGTCGTCCGGTCGGCGCTGGTGATCGACTCGGCCGCCCGCGGGGTCGTTTTCCCTGTCGCGGGGTCGTAGTCGCCCAGCGGCGTCCACAGTGCACCGGCGAGCATCCGCCCGGACTGGTCGCGGACGTCGGCGGGCAGGAGGGTCGCCGGGGCGGCCAGGCCGACGCGAAGAACGTCCGGTGCGGGCGGTTCGCCGGATTCCGAGCAGCCCGCCGCGAGCAGGGCGGCGGCGAGGAGCGGTGCCAGAAGACGCAAGCGCATGGTCATGTCATAGCAGTCTTTGCCCCGACCAATGGCGGTTGTGCGGGCAAAGTGGTGATCATAAGGTGTGGGGATCAGCCTGGGAGGTTTCTGTGCGAGGAAACTGGTTGCTCCGTTCATGCCTGGCGATCACCACGGTCACGGTGACCCTGATCGCCACGGGCCTGCCCGCCGCCGCTTGCGGCGAGGAGGACAAACCGGCGAGTGAGAAGGTCCGGGTCGCGGGGGCACCCGGCGCGGTGAAGAACGTCAAGGCCGTCGGCAACGTGCCCGACGCGCAAGGCGCCATCGCCATGGGCTTCCTGCAGTACGGAAACCGCGACGTCATGGCCGTTTCCGGCGAATTCGGCTTGAAGGTCTACGACCTCACGAAGAACCCCACGGCGCCGAAGCTGATCGGCGAGGTCAGCCTTCCCGGTCTGTGGGAAACCGAGGACACCGAGGTCGACGTCAAACGCAAGCTGGTGTTCCTCGCGCGGGACCCGCGGGCCTACGGCGGCACCACCCAGACCGGCGAGTCCGGCATCTACATCATCGACCTCAAGAACCCGGACAAACCGGCCCTCCTGAGCTACACCAAGGTGCCCGCCGGGCACACCACCAGCTGTGTCGACGACTGCCGGTACCTCTGGACCGGCGGCCCGGCGAAGGCCGCGAACCAGCCGGCGGACTGGGGCGGCCGCCCGATCTGGGTGACCGACATCCGCGATCCGCGCAACCCCAAGACGTTCCCGAACCCGATCGAACTCGCGCGCAACGACGGCAAGACCGACTACGTGCACGACGTCCAGGTCGACGCCGAGGGCGTGGCGTGGGTGTCCGGCCGGGGCGGCGTCCGCGGCTACTGGACCAGCGGCCACCACCGCGATCCCGTGCTGGGCAAGGTCCGCCGTGCGACGGCGTTCGAACCGGTGCCCTACGCGGGCGGCGGGGTCGAGGAGACGGCGGCGCCGTCGAAGTTCATGCACAACAGCTTCCACCCGGCGGGACACCGGTCGGCCGAAGGCGCCGACTCGAACCGCTGGCGCGGCCGCGATCTCATCTACGCCACCGAGGAGAGCTTCCTCGACGGCTGCGCGGGTGACGGCGTGCTGACGATCTCGTCGCTGCAGAACTCGTACAACGGCGAAGGCTGGCGCTCGACGCCGGAGAAGCCGTTCCGCCTCAAGTCCGTCGGCACCTGGAGCGTGGCCGGGCAGGAAGGCAGCGACCCGGCGTCGGGCGACTGCTCCGCGCACTACTTCGACGTCCGCGGCAAGGTCCTCGTGCAGTCGTTCTACTCGCAGGGCACACGCTTCCTCGACGTCAGCGACCCGACCGACCCGAAGCAGATCGCCTACTTCCGGCCGGCGGACGCCGCCGCGTGGGCGCCGTACTGGCACAAGGGTTACGTCTACGTCGCCGACAACACTCGCGGAATCGACATCCTGAAGCTCACCGCCTGAGCGAAGATGTCCCCATGCGCACTGTGGGGAAGACATGGGTGATCACGGCCGCGGTCGTCCTGACCGCGGCCTGCACCTCGCCGCCGCCGCCCAAGGAACCGGTCGTGTCCACCGATCCGGCGCCGGTCGCCGAGGAGTTCCCCGAGGTCGGCGAGATCGTCGAGGCGTCCTGGGTCGAGGAGAGGATGGGCGTCTCCGAAGGCCGCATCGAGGCGCCCGGTCCGACAGATCTCCGGTTGTCCGCGGTGGTGAAGCTGCGTCCCGAAGCCGTGTCGAGGGTGATGGCCGGCAAGAACTGCCACGCCGGTGCTCCGGTCGCACCGGAACCGCTGAAGGCGCTCCTGCCCACCGGTGTCGCGTGGCTCTCCTGCGAGCTCCCCATGACCACCAAGTCACGGACCGCGTTCGTGGTCGCCGGTTCCGAGCAGGCCTTTCTGACCTATACGACGATGTAGCGAAATCGTGCGGAACCGGTGATCATCGGTCACGGTGGCCGCATACGCCGTTCCTAGCTTGGCGTCATGACCACCTTGCTCGAACGGGCCCAGGTTCCCGCTCTTGAGAAGACCCCGCGGCGGAGTCTCACGGCACTGTTCGGGATCGCCGTCGGTATCGCCGCGTACACCGGGTTCCGGCTGCCGGGGGACTGGGCGGTGACCCTGCAGGCGGTCTCCCTCACCGACGGTTTCCACCGGCGTTTCTTCGTCGGTACGCTCCTGAAGCCGTTCGGGCACGACTACCTGGTCTTCGCGATCGCGAGCTTCGCCGTCCTCGGCGCGGTGCTGGCGGCCCTGACGATCGCGTTCTTCGGCAGCCGTACCGAAAGCAGACGGCTGCTGGTCGTCGCCTGGCTCCTGCTGCCGACCGGCGGTTACTTGTTCCACGAGGTCGGCTACTTCGACCAGGTGCTGTACCTCCTGCTTTTCGGGGCTCTGTGGGTGTTGCACCGGAACCGGCCGGTGCTCGCGAGCGCGCTGATGGCGCTTTCGGTGACAGTGCACGAAATCGCTTTGCTCACCGTGCTGCCGGTGTTCGGTTTCGTCCTGCTGCGGCGGTTCCCGTTCCGGCGCGCTTGCGCGCTGCTCGCCCCGGCCGCGGGCCTCGGCCTGCTGATCCTCGTGCTGCCGCCCGCCGCGCCCGGTACCGTCGACCGGCTCCGGCAGGAACTGTCCACAACGGACTTCGCCTACCGCGCCGACGCGCTGGACCTGTTCGGGCGCACGCAGGCCGAGAGCTGGCGGATGTACTCGATCACCGACGTGCTGCTGTACCTGCTGCCGATCGCGATCGTGGTGGTCGGCGGCTTCCTGTACCTGCACCGCCCGACGCTCGCGGCCATGCTGCCCGTCGCCGCGATCGTGGCACCGACGCTGCTCGCGTTCGGCGGCTGGGACGACGCGCGCTGGGGCTTCCTGCTGGTGACCAATTTCGCGGTCGTGCTGTGGCTCTGGCTCGGTCGCCGCGAAGTGACGGCACGCCAGGTCACCGTGCTGACCGCGTTGTTCCTGATCCTCACGCACGTCCCGACGCCGTACTTCGACGGCTACGCGCCACGCGGGCTCACGCTGGTGACACCCGTGGAAGACTTACGGTGAAGACGGCGCCGCGGTCGTTGTGCGCGGTGATCTCCCCGCCGTGGATCAGGGCGTTCTCCCGCGCGATCGACAGCCCCAGCCCGCTGCCTTCGGTCGCTTGACGCGCGTGATCGCCCCGCACGAACCGGTCGAACAGGATCGGGAGCAGTTCCCCGGGGATACCCGGCCCGGAATCGGCGACCCGGATCGTCACCGCGCCGGCGGTGCCCGCCAAGGTCACGGTGATCGGGGTCCGGCCGTGCCGGACGGCGTTGACCAGGAGGTTGCCCACGATGGTGTGCACGCGGCGCGGGTCGGCGACGACGGTCGTGTCCCCGATGCTCGTCACCTCGACGGTCGTTCCCGGCACGCTGACCTCGATCGCGTCCTCGACCAGCGCGGGCAACTCGACCGGTTCGGGCCGGAAGTCCGCGGACCCCGCGTCGAACCGGGAGATCTCCATCAGATCCTCGAGGAGCCGCGCCAGCCGCCGGGTCTGCGTTCCGAGCAGTTCGGTCGCGCGGGTCCGGGTTTCGGGGGTGGCGCTGTCGAGCGTCTCGACCGTGGCGACCATCGAGGCGAGCGGGGTCCGGAGGTCGTGGGCGACGTCGGCGACGAACCGCTGCTGCTGGCGGTCTTTGGCGCGCAGGTCTTCGATCGCCGTGCCGACGCGATCGGCCATCGTGTTGAACGACGCGGCGAGGTCGGCGAGCTCGTCGCGGCCCTTCACCGGGACGCGCACGTCGAAGGCACCGTCACCCAGTTCGCGGGCGGCGGAGGCGACGCGCAGTACCGGCCGCCGGATCCGGCCCGCGGCGAAGACGGCGGCCACCACACCGAGGACGGTGACGCCGAGCGCGATGTACACCAGCTTCCACCGCTGGACCGCCAAGTCCTGCTCGAACAGCGTGAGGTCGAAGTACTGCACCACCCAATACGCGACGAAGTTCGCGCTCACCACGAGGAGGCTGCGGCCGGTCAGCGGATCGATCGCGATCGTCGACAGCAGTTTCCCCGGACCTGTGGTCCGCAGGAGGACCACGTCCTTCACGCTTTCCAACGCGGCCCTTCGGTCGGGAGGATTCGCGTTCCTGGTGCCGGTCGTCCAATCGAAGCTCTGTGAGGAGGACTTGACGACCTCGGGAGGTCCTTCGGGCGCCTTGAAATCGTCGTTGGTCAGCTGGGGATGGCTGGTGACGAGCATCCAGTCCACCGCCGCCGTGTCCATGCCCTGGGAGAAGTGCTCCAAGGCGGCGATATCGCCGGCCATGAACTGTTGGAGATGGGGCCATGCCTGCCCGAACATCGCTCCGAACGACGTTTTCGCCGCGGCGGTGAACCTGTCGCGCGCGTCGTCCTCCTGGATTTTGGCCGCGGTGAAGGCCATGACGGCCGTCGCCGTCGTGGTCACCACCACGACCGCCGCGGTCACCCTGGCACGCAGCCCGACCTTCATGCGCTCACCAGCCGGTAACCGAGTCCGCGCACCGTCTTCAGCACGACGGGATTCGCCGGATCGTCCTCGATCTTGGCCCGCAGCCGCGCGACGGCCGCGTCGACGATCCGGGAGTCGCCGACGTAGCCGTAGTCCCAGACCCGTTTCAGCAGCGTCTGCCTGCTCAGCACCTGGTTCGGATGCTCCGCGAACTCGACGAGCAGCCGGATCTCGGTCGCGGTGAGCGCCAGTTCGACGCCGTCACGGGTCACGCTCATCGCGGCGGCGTCGATCTCCAGCCGCCCCACCCGCAACAGGCCGGCCGACGGCCCGGGGGCGGTGACGGCGCGACGCCCGATCGCCTTGATCCGCGCGTCGATCACCCGCGGTTCGGCGGGTTTGACCACGTAGTCGTCGGCGCCGCATTCCAGCCCGGCGACGATGTCGATCGGGTCGCCGCGGGCGGTCAGCAGGACCAGCGGCAACCGGCTGCGCGCGCGGATCCGGCGGCAGACCTCGAAGCCGTCCATGCCGGGCAGCATGACGTCGAGCAGCACGAAGTCGAGTTCGAGCCGGTCGGTGAACAGCACTTCCAGTGCCCGCTCCCCGGTCGGGGCGACGACGACGTCGTGCCCGAGGGCCTTCAGCGCGAGTGTGAGCGCTTCGGCCAGGGCTTCGTCGTCTTCGACGAGCAGGATGCGCGGCATGGGTCCCCCAAGATCGAAAGGCTCACCGATCGTAAGGGCGCCTCGTCGCACTTGCCCGGAGTCGCGGCGGAACCGTCGCAAAGCCGTGCGGTCTCGTCACAAACGGCGGCTGAAGGGGACTTTCCCCGCATGCGATGCGGGGAAAGCGCCCTTCGCCGCGTGAGATGAGGGGAAAGTCCCCTTCAGCCTCAGGCGAGCAACTCCTGCAGTTCCTCGATGGCGGTGGCGAGCTCCGACGCGAACAGTTCCATCTCGTGTGCCACGTGCTTCGGCGTGCACAGGTAGATGTTGAGGCTGTCCGGCAGCAGCACGTACGCGATGCCGATGCACTGCGGGCTGGTCGATCCGAAACCGAAGTACCGGATGTTCACCGACGGCGCCGAGCTGGTGCTCAGGTAGTCGTCGCGCATCTTCAGCCAGCCCGGTGACGAGTACAGCGCCGGTGATCCCTCGACGCCCCGTCGCTTCTGGATCAGCTGCAGCTCCCACAAATGCTGCTCCGGAGCGTCGCCTGCCTGACACTCCTTCGCCCGCGTGACGTGTTTCGCCGCCGCCGCGCGGAAGGCCGACTGACGGGTCTGCCGATCCGCGTTCGAGTCGTCCATCACGTGGGCGAACCACAGCACCTCGGGCGTCACCACGCGCATCGCCTCGGTGCGCCCGTTCTGGTACTGCCGCGTCGCGATCGACTCGTACGTCGCGCCGGTGATCCCCTTCGCGCGCTTGTGCGCGAGTTGGTACGCCATCTGCGCGAAGCCGTCGGGGGACATCCCCAGCTCCTTCGCCCGCTTCGCGCCGAAGTTGGTGAAGGACACCGTCTTCGTAGCGGTCGCGTCGGCGTACGCGGCGAAGGACGCGGCGGCGGCACGCGCGTCTTCGCGCAACGCGTCGCCCAGGACGAACTCGATGACCTCGGACGCCGGGACGCCGTCGGCGGGCGGCCGCTCCAGCCGCGTTCCGCTCAGCAGCGCGTCGGTGAACCCGAGGATCGTGGTCCCGTCCAGCTCACAGTGCTCGACGTTGATCCCCGCCGTGCCGTCCTCGAACACGATCAGCGAGACGGCCTTGTCGAACCAGCGGTTGCCGCTGTCACCGTGCAGCAGCTTGTCGCACGCCTCCTGCGTGCCCGACGGCGTGAAGTCCTCCAGGCACAGGCAGAACAACGCGGTCTCGATGTCGTCGAGCGCGGCCGCGTTGCCGGCGGCGAGCAGCGATTCCCGCGTCGCCGCCCACTCCGCCCTCGCCTTGGTGGTGAAATGCCCGGCGGCGGTTTCCGGGTCCTCGACGAAGTTCCCCGACTTCACGACCGCCTGCAACCCCGCGACCAGCTGTTCGGGGGAGTACGGGCGGCCGTCGGGCGCGATGACGTCCATCCGGAACGGGGTGTCGCGGTGGAAGACCACGATGTGCCGCGCCCGCGACGGCCCCGGCCGGTCTTCGCGGTACGGCGTCCGCGCGGTGTCCTGCACGGCGCCGGGGATCCGCGTCGCCGAAAACAGGTACTTGTGCTGCACCATCGACTGCGGCTGCCCGCGCAGCACGATCGGCGGCACCAGTTCCTCGTCGAGCTTCAGCTTGTAGTCCACCGCCGACGCGGCCAGTTCGGCCGCCCGCTCCAGCTGTCCCAGCGGGGATTCGGTGAACAGGAAGAAGAAGTTCGCGTTGAGCGCGATCCGGTCGCGACGGCCGAGGTACCGGTACGGCCAGAAGGTGTCGAGCCAGCTTCGGACGCCTTCGCGGCTGTCGAACGCTTCGAGCGCGCTCTGCAGTTCGTGCGCAGGGCTTCCTTCCGCGAGGAACTCGGCGACGGCGCCTTCGGTCTCCGCGAGCTCACCGGGGGTGAGCAGCGGCGAGCACCACTCGAGGAACCGGCGGCAGGTGTCCTCCAGGCTGGGGACGGGGACCCGCGGCAGGACCTCCTCGTTGCCGAACGTGCGGGTGGACAGTTCCGGACTGCTCACGGTCATCCTTGATCTCGAAGGGGAAGGGTGTTCAGCGCGGAGGCGAGCCCGCCCGCCGCGCCGTTCGGGCGGGAGACGAACAGCCGCGCGTACAGCCGGCCGTCGGCCTCCAGCCCACGCGGGTCGACGCCCGCGACGGACAGGTTGTCCAGGATCTGGGTCCGTTCCTCTTCCGAAGCGAACTTCCGCTGCCGGAAGACACCGTCGACCCCGGCCGTGTCGTACTCCAGATCGGTGAGGCTCGCGGCGACCGGTTCGTAGGAGAACATCCGGAGCACGAAATGCGCCATCCATGGCCGGCTTTCCCGCGCGATCCGGACGAGGGTCTTTTCCGTGACGTAGCCGATGCAGCCGGTCGAGACGACGATGTCGACGTCGGCCAGCAGCGCGCGCTGCTCCTCCGTCGGGTCTTCGCTCTCCAGATCGGCGTGGATCGCTTCGTCGATGAAGCCCGCAGCGAGCGCGTACTCCAGGGCAGGTGCGGAGGAATCGAGCCCGATGAAGCGGACTCCGTCGCCGACGGCGAGCCTCTCGACCATCCGCCGATCGTGCGCGATCAGGTCTTCCCTGCTCAACGACTCGCCATCGGTGTAATGGTCGTACAGCCGCTCCATCGAGGTGTCACATCGGTACAGCGCCGCGTTGACGCCGTACGAGCAGCCGAGGTCGAGCACCGTCGGGACCTTGACGTCCCGCTCGGCGCGGTACTCGTCGATCAGTTTCGCGAAATAAGCCTTGGCCTGCTGGGGGATGTCGTAGTCCAGCCTGCGCAAGGTGCCGAAGAAGGCGCGCGGATCGGGCTCGGTGTAGATGTGGTCGAAGGAGATCTTGCCGGTCGAATCCAAAGGCACGGGCCGGGCTCCTGACTTAGTCGAGCAGCTGATCGCCCCGGACGGCCGCTGAAGCGACGTGTTCGGGCAGGACCCGGCCGAACAGCTGTCTAGTCCGCTCCGGACTGCCGATGACCCCAGGACGCTCGCTGTAGGCGAAGATCGCGGAATGGCGTGCTGTTGCGCCTTGAACACTACTCACGCGGTGCAGGGCGAAGCGTCCGCGAAACAGCTGAAGATCACCGGGACGCAGAGTGAGCCGTCGGATCAGGTGATCTCCTTCGCCCGACAGGACGGCACGGACATCGTCGAAGTTCTCCGCCGTTTCGGAGCGGATGTTCGGACAATATTCGAAGACACCGCCGTCGGCGGCCTCCTGCGTGAGCATGCTGACGGTGTAGGAGTTGGTGTCGAAATGCCACGGATGCGAGCGGCCCGGTTCGATCACGTTGAGCACCAGCCCGGACAGCGGGTCGGCGAGTTCGTGGAGGGCGGGGAGTTCGAAGCAGTCGGCGACGAAGCGCTGGAACTCGTGGCTCGCGTACAGCTGCTGGATGACCGCGGTCGCCGGGATCTGGTCGCGTGCCACGAAGGCGTTGCCGCGTTCCATGATCGTGCGGCCGGGATGGCCTTCCGGTAGCGGAGTGTCGATGGCGATGTTGTAGGCGTTGACGCGTTCGACCTTCGCGTACGCCTCCGGAGCGATCTGCGCGCCTTCGTGGCGAAGGACGTCACGCAACTCCGGGCGGATGAAGTCGGCGAGCACACTGCATCCCGTTTCCCGCAGTTCGGCGCGGGTCCGGGAGACGATTTCGCGCCAAGCCGGGCTTCCTGGTTCGGACAACGGATAGCGGGCGGTGTCGGCCACCTGGACTGCGCTCGCGGTCATCGTCGTCCTCTCGGCTGCCCGGAAGTGATTCTCGGGTTTAGCACAGAAAACGCCGAGGGTCCCCGCTCCTTGTGATCGGTGACACACGCAAAGTGAAGGCCCCCTTCGCCACGCTGTGCGCGGAGAAGGGGGCCTTCGCGGGTTATTCGTCAGGAAGTGACAAGCGGCAGCAGCGGCCGCCGGACCGCGGTCGCGACGCCGTCCGACGCCTCGGCCGCGGCGATCCGTTCCGCCGTCGGCGTGCCGTATTCGGTGGTCCGCTGCCGCAGCGGACGCCCCAGCGGTTCGACCATCGAGCGCATGTCGCTGATCGTCTTGTACGACCCGTTGGCCGCACCCGCCATCCGGCTGATCGTCTCCTCCATCAGCGTCCCGCCGATGTCGTTGACCCCGCCCTGGAGCACCGCGCGGCTGCCCTCTTCGCCGAGTTTCACCCAGGAACTCTGGATGTTGTCGATCATCCCGTGCAGCAGCAGCCGGGACAGCGCGTGCACCGCGCGGTTCTCGCGCAGCGTCGTGCCCGCCCTGGCGAGCCCGGCGAGGTAGATCGGCGAGCTCTGGTGGATGAACGGCAGCAGCACGAACTCGCTGAACCCGCGCCGCCCGTTGCGTTCCAGGCCTTCCCGCTGCAGTTTCGCCAGCAGCTTCAGGTGCCCGACCCAGTGCGCGGGAGTGTCGACGTGGCCGTACATCATCGTCGACGTCGTCGTGATGCCGAGCTTGTGCGCGGTGGTGACGACGTTGATCCATTCCGACGTCGGCAGCTTGCCCTTCGTCAGCACCCAGCGGACGTCGTCGTCGAGGATCTCCGCCGCCGTGCCCGGCAGCGAGTCGACGCCGGACGCCTTCGCCTGGGCGAGCCAGTCCTCGATCGAGAGGTTCGTCCGCGAAGCGCCGTTGACGACCTCCATCGGGCTGTAGGAGTGCAGGTGGATGCCGGGCTGACGCCGTTTCACCTCGGCCGCGAGATCGAAGTACGCGGTACCCGGCAGATCCGGGTGAATGCCGCCCTGCATGCAGATCTCGGTCGCGCCCGCGGCCCACGCCTCGTCGACCCGGTCGCCGACCTGCTCCAGCGAAAGCGTGTACGCGTCGGCGTCGGTGCGCCGCTGGGCGAACGCGCAGAACCGGCAGCCGGTGTAGCAGACGTTGGTGAAGTTGATGTTCCGCGTGACCACGAAGGTGACGTCGTCGCCGTTCACCTCGCGGCGCAGGTCGTCGGCGATCTCGGTGAACGCGTCGAGCTCCGGGCCGTCGGCGTGCAGCAGCGCCAGAGCCTCGTCGTCCGAAAGCCCGGCGGGGTTCTTTTCCGCGCTGCGCAAGGCATCCCGGATGTCGGTGTCGAACCGCTGCGGCGCGGTCTTGATGTTGCCCTTGATCTCGTCCCAGTCGCCGTAGACCGAGTCGAAGTCACTGCGGCGGTCTTCCGTCCGCCCGACGGTGTCGACCTCGACGTGCAGATCGGTGCGCCCGGCCTCCTTCCAGCCGCCGTCCGGCTCCTGCCACGGGATGCCCACCGGGATGGCCTCTTCGATCGCGAGCCCGGTCTCGGTGTCGGTCAGCGGCGCGAGATGCGCGTTCATCCGCGGGTCCAGCCACGGCTCGCCGGTCTTGACGTATTCCGGGTAGATCGGGAGCCGCTCGCGCACGGTGAACCCGAGCGCTTCGGTGCGGCGCTTGAGCTCGTCGATCTGCGGCCACGCGCGTTCGGGGTTCACGTGGTCGGGGGTCAGCGGGGAGACGCCGCCCCAGTCGTCGATGCCGGCGTTCAGCATCAGTTCGTACTGCTGGCCGATCAGGTTCGGCGGCGCCTGGATGCGCATCCGCGGCCCGAGCACGAGCCGCGCGACGGCGATGGTCGCGGCGAGCTCCTCGAGGTCGGCGTCCGGGGTCGCGCGCATCTTCGTGTCCGGCTTCGCGCGGAAGTTCTGCACGATGACTTCCTGGATGCCGCCGTAGGTCTTGGCGACCTTGCGGATGGCGAACAACGTGTCGGCGCGCTCTTCGAAGTTCTCGCCGATGCCGATCAGGATGCCCGTCGTGAACGGCACCGAGCTGCGGCCGGCGTCTTCGAGAACGCGCAGGCGGACGTCGGGGTCCTTGTCGGGCGAGCCGTAGTGAGGGCCGCCCTTCTCGGTGTAGAGCCGCTTCGCGGTCGTCTCGAGCATCATGCCCATCGACGCCGAAACCGGCTTGAGCCGCTGGAAGTCCTGCCAGGTCAGCACGCCCGGGTTGAGATGCGGCAGTACGCCGGTCTCTTCAAGGACCCGGATCGCCATCGCCCGGACGTAGGACAGCGTGTCGTCGTAGCCGTGGGCGTCGAGCCAGTCCTTCGCCGCCGTCCAGCGGTCCTCCGGACGGTCGCCGAGGGTGAACAGCGCCTCCTTGACGCCCATCGCGGCACCCTTGCGCGCGATGTCGAGGACCTCGTCGGGGGAGAGGAACGGCGATTCGACCCGGCCCGGGACGGTCGCGAAAGTGCAGTAGCCACAGCGATCCCGGCACAACCGGGTCAGCGGGATGAACACCGAACGGCTGTAGGTGACCACGCCGGGACGGCCGGCCGCGACGAGCCCGGCGTCACGGACGCGGGAAGCGTGGTCGGACAGTGTCTTGAGATCGTCACCGCGCGCCTGGAGCAGGATCGAGGCCTCGGTGAGGTCGAGGGTCTTCCCATCGCGCGCCCTGGCGAGCGCACGGCGCATCGCCGAGGTGGTGGGGGCGGTCGCGTCAGCGGGGGATGCCATTCCCGCACGCTATGGCCGGACTCGCTCCAGCTGCCAGTGCGCATCCCGCCACCGTGTCACCCACGTGGGTATCGTCACTGTTTCCGCTGGTCAGAGCGCGATCTTGGTTGCCGATCAGTGGGCCGGAGTGTATTACCTAAAGTGTGGCTTCGGTGATCGGCAAGAAGGTCGGCGGGCGGACGTACTACTACCTCGTCACCTCCGCCAGGGTCGACGGCGAGCCCCGCGTGGTGTCCCAGCGCTACCTCGGCACGGCCGAAGAGATCGGGCGCGCGATGGACGGCGACGTCTCCGCGCCCGGCGAAGCGCGGCACCGGACCTTCGGCGACGTCGCGGCCGTGTGGGCCACTTTGCGGCGGCTCGGTTTCGTCCGCAGGGTCGACGAAGCCGTCGGAGCCCAGCGCGCCGAGACCACCTTGGGCTCGCATCTCGCGCTCGCCGTCCTGCACCGGGCGACGGCGCCGGACACGGACCTGGCTTCCTGGTGGGAAGACGGCGTCGCGCGCGAGTTCCTGAAGGCCGACCTGGCGAATCACTGGCGAGCGCTGCAACGCCTCACCCCGGAACGGATCACGCGGATCGAGACCGCCGTCGCTGAAGCGGTGCTCTCGGCGCTGGGGACGGGGAACGCCGCGCTCGCCGTCGACGTGCCGCAGTTCGCCACCTTCACCACGGCCGACCCCTGCCGTTGCGAACTCGCCGGCCTCGGCCTGGTGGTCACCAAGGACGGCGCGATCCCGCTGGCGTCGCACACGTACCCGAGGGAAGGGGCACCGCCGTTCGCCGCGCTCGCGGACGACCTCCGGGAGCGGTACCCGGCGGGCGACGTCACGCTGGTCTTCACCGCCGGTCAGGCCGCGCAACTGGACCTCGGACGGCATTTCGTCGGCGCGCTCCCGCTTGCGGACCACCCGGACCTGCTGGCGAAACCGGCGTCCGCGCGCAAACCCGTCGATCCGGTGCGCTTCGCCGGGCTGACCGCCTTCGACACCAGAGCCGTGGTCGGGGGCGTGCGGCGGCGCGTGATCCTGACGCATTCGGAGATCCTGCACAACGCGCAGGCCCGGGCGTTCGGCGACGAACTCGGCACCGCGACCCGCGAGCTCGCCGGCCTCGGCGCCGCACTCGCCGCGGGCACCTACCGGGGAGACCGCGGCCAGGTGAACGCCGAAATCGCGCGGATCACGCGCGGCCGCCGCGTCGAGCGGGTGCTCTCACCTTCCCTGGCGGGCACCAGGCCGGGGGAGATCCGGCTGACGTGGAAGGTGGACGACGCCGCCGTGTCCCGGCTGCGCGACGAGTTCTTCGGCAAGCAGGTGCTGGTCACCGACCACGACTGGCCGGTGTCCGAGGTCGTCACCGCCTACCGCGCCCGGACGCACCTCGACTCGACGTTCCGCTGGCTGACCGGCTCCGCCGTCGCCGGTCCGGCCCCGCGCTGGGACTGGACCCCGCACCGGATCGCCGTCCACACGCTGGTGACGGTGCTCGCGTCGACGGTCACGCACCTCATGCGGCGCGAGGCCGACCGGGCGGGGATGAACCTGTCGGTCCGCGAGTTGATGGACAGTCTGGCGGGGATCGGGGAGACGGTGCTGCGG
Proteins encoded in this region:
- a CDS encoding IS1634 family transposase, which translates into the protein MASVIGKKVGGRTYYYLVTSARVDGEPRVVSQRYLGTAEEIGRAMDGDVSAPGEARHRTFGDVAAVWATLRRLGFVRRVDEAVGAQRAETTLGSHLALAVLHRATAPDTDLASWWEDGVAREFLKADLANHWRALQRLTPERITRIETAVAEAVLSALGTGNAALAVDVPQFATFTTADPCRCELAGLGLVVTKDGAIPLASHTYPREGAPPFAALADDLRERYPAGDVTLVFTAGQAAQLDLGRHFVGALPLADHPDLLAKPASARKPVDPVRFAGLTAFDTRAVVGGVRRRVILTHSEILHNAQARAFGDELGTATRELAGLGAALAAGTYRGDRGQVNAEIARITRGRRVERVLSPSLAGTRPGEIRLTWKVDDAAVSRLRDEFFGKQVLVTDHDWPVSEVVTAYRARTHLDSTFRWLTGSAVAGPAPRWDWTPHRIAVHTLVTVLASTVTHLMRREADRAGMNLSVRELMDSLAGIGETVLRYPSTGGRPRTRRLLTERSPEQQALFDLFGL
- a CDS encoding HalD/BesD family halogenase is translated as MTASAVQVADTARYPLSEPGSPAWREIVSRTRAELRETGCSVLADFIRPELRDVLRHEGAQIAPEAYAKVERVNAYNIAIDTPLPEGHPGRTIMERGNAFVARDQIPATAVIQQLYASHEFQRFVADCFELPALHELADPLSGLVLNVIEPGRSHPWHFDTNSYTVSMLTQEAADGGVFEYCPNIRSETAENFDDVRAVLSGEGDHLIRRLTLRPGDLQLFRGRFALHRVSSVQGATARHSAIFAYSERPGVIGSPERTRQLFGRVLPEHVASAAVRGDQLLD
- a CDS encoding bifunctional FO biosynthesis protein CofGH, producing MRRALARARDGKTLDLTEASILLQARGDDLKTLSDHASRVRDAGLVAAGRPGVVTYSRSVFIPLTRLCRDRCGYCTFATVPGRVESPFLSPDEVLDIARKGAAMGVKEALFTLGDRPEDRWTAAKDWLDAHGYDDTLSYVRAMAIRVLEETGVLPHLNPGVLTWQDFQRLKPVSASMGMMLETTAKRLYTEKGGPHYGSPDKDPDVRLRVLEDAGRSSVPFTTGILIGIGENFEERADTLFAIRKVAKTYGGIQEVIVQNFRAKPDTKMRATPDADLEELAATIAVARLVLGPRMRIQAPPNLIGQQYELMLNAGIDDWGGVSPLTPDHVNPERAWPQIDELKRRTEALGFTVRERLPIYPEYVKTGEPWLDPRMNAHLAPLTDTETGLAIEEAIPVGIPWQEPDGGWKEAGRTDLHVEVDTVGRTEDRRSDFDSVYGDWDEIKGNIKTAPQRFDTDIRDALRSAEKNPAGLSDDEALALLHADGPELDAFTEIADDLRREVNGDDVTFVVTRNINFTNVCYTGCRFCAFAQRRTDADAYTLSLEQVGDRVDEAWAAGATEICMQGGIHPDLPGTAYFDLAAEVKRRQPGIHLHSYSPMEVVNGASRTNLSIEDWLAQAKASGVDSLPGTAAEILDDDVRWVLTKGKLPTSEWINVVTTAHKLGITTTSTMMYGHVDTPAHWVGHLKLLAKLQREGLERNGRRGFSEFVLLPFIHQSSPIYLAGLARAGTTLRENRAVHALSRLLLHGMIDNIQSSWVKLGEEGSRAVLQGGVNDIGGTLMEETISRMAGAANGSYKTISDMRSMVEPLGRPLRQRTTEYGTPTAERIAAAEASDGVATAVRRPLLPLVTS